One Peromyscus eremicus chromosome 17, PerEre_H2_v1, whole genome shotgun sequence genomic window, TGATATTTAATGTTGAATATATTTGAATACATACTTGTAGTTgctaaaacattttgaaatagaAATTAGAACATGATCTAATATCCTTTGGTTGTCATGTTACCAAAATTAATTACAGAAATTCTCCTAAGAAATTAGAGGACGCAAGTAATGTGAGGTTGATTGGGAGTTAGTCAAGTGCAATTTAAAATCAGAAACTTTtgtaaattgtatatatttataaataatttctttaatagATTGATTCATTTGTTGATTGAGTAATTCATAAAGAGAAAGTGTAATGCAGTTATTTATTTCGGCCAAGATGGGAGCAGTTGTTCTGAACATCAATACGATCATTAAGATGAATACATCATTAGACTGCAGAAGAAAGCCGGCTGGAAGGGATGTGGAGGAGCCCTCCACTTTAAACCTTGTTAGCTTTGTTGATTATTAAAGGTCTTCACAATGATGGAAAGGACTGGGCCTAAAATAAATGTCAAAGGTCGTTTTTCTAGGCCTCTGTCAATCTTAATATCTAGTTGTCTTAGCTAGTGACCATGGGAAAGTGAGTAGTCATAATGAAGTAGAATCATATTCCTTGGTGTCTGTCTTtaggataaataaaaaatactgaacTTTATTACATCATTAAATAGGAACTAGAACCCTGACACTGTAAATATTATAAATGATTGAATTCAATCATATATCTAAGTATTGATTATTTGCAACTCAGTGATTTCCTACCTCTCTGTTGATAAAACTGAGTGCAGTGGTTCCCAGTATGTAATCTATTTTGAGAGGTAACataattttcacattttcttgCTTGAATATTCACAGTAAGAATTGATCTACATTTTGAAGTCCTCAAGCATTTCATTTTGCATTAAAATTTTTagtgacaaaataaacaaacgtGGATGATTTAGGAGTCATCACATTTCATCTTGGGATCTCggtcacagcacacacagggaggtcagaagacaggcagtgggagctggttctctccttcaattgtgggttccagggatccaactccaGCTGACAAGCACCCTTGCCCACTGGGACACCTCACCAGCCATGaaatgattttcctttctttctttttgtgaacGGTGGATGTGCCTGGGTGTATGGCAGTTTGcatatgtgtgggtatgcataCAGGTGAAGTGTTTAGACTACATGGATAGTGCTTATACTAGCATCATACATATAGTGCATCTCTTTAACTGTTGCCACCAGGATTTATAAGTAAACAGTAAAGAGAAAATGTACTATTTGCCCCCTCTACCTTAGtatttctattttcaataaaatactattatgcCATTAGATACAAAGATACTGTTGAGTGGCAAGTGACCTTGACCGTGTGTCGGGCTCATGTGCTTACTTATTTTTCCTTGTCATATGAATCTAGACTTTATTCAGTGGATTTATTTCAGTGTCATTTACAGGGGTCTGGTTAAGCTTCTAGAAAGATTATAATACTGATTAATAGGTAGAATCAAGTGGGCTTTTGAATTCTTTAGAAGGTGGAAATAATGAAATAACTTCTAAAGTACAGCATTCTTCTGTACTTATATCACCATTAATTTCATAATATAAACAAATTATAGATAGGAATTTCATAAAACTTGCATTGTTGACCAATATCCAAGTGACTTTATATCAGTTTATATAGTAAAATTAACTAAtagctttaaaatatgtatttattttatcctATGGATTTAACAAGCGAAGAGGAGTAGACAGAATGATAGATATTAGTATCCATAATTATactattttatgaatattttttagTCAGTGTcgcttttatttcttaaattttctttaaataaattgttttctgGCATGCCTCATCTGGTTATTTAATCACTTAAACCCTATATTATTATCTTTAATATCCATTCAATTAAACCAATAGAGACAGGACTGGGGCTCGTTTAATTGCAGGAAAATCAGAGTGAACCAGACCAGCATCCCTTTTAACTGCTTGAGtgaacacagggagagagagataggagCAGTTGATGAATCTcttggaggcagaggagaggagagttcATGCAAAAAGACTACTTTTCCTCATGGGTGGGATATAAAAGACACCCAAGAAGAGGAAATTGAGGGGCATGACATCTAGGTTGGGAACTAAGTGCCCTGGCCTATGCACACCTAATACACAGAGAATGGGTGACCTACCAGGGAGGCTTTGACGATATTAGCACCATTTCCAAAACAGTTCACCCCATGTACCCTTTGGTAAGCCCTTTCTAGGACCTACCTAGGCTATGCCATAATTCAGACTTGGGCCTCAGCTACTTGACCATCTTAGCAACTTGTTGTAGCCCGTACACATCAGGACCAGTACAATCAGAAGCCTGGAGTTAGGAGAGGTAATAGGGCAGGCTCAGAGTGTGAAGACATGAATTTGGCTGCTAGTACTACTAAAAATGCAGTAAAAACATGCATTTCTGCTTATATGTGGGGAAGCATGTAGTCCAAACTTTGGGCCTTTTGTGTGACCCATCCTCTTTGACTGATGATTCAATAGATACTATAAGTCTGATGTAAGTCAATTTTAGAGCAAATACAGCACTCTGGATTCACAAACTCATTACTTTCCTGAAGGATCAAGTTTCCTAAACTATGGGATTAGTCACTGGGTCACTTTGTGGAATGCTGGATGTGAATAACTTACATCGAACCTAATAGAGTTCATGTTGAGCCACACAACCATGTTGTCATTCTTTTTCGACAGGCTCGTGGGCAGATCGATCACCACTGCATGAAGCTGCAAGTCAAGGTCGCCTTCTTGCTCTGAGGACATTGTTATCACAAGTAAACTATTATATTATACTTCAAAATAAGTTCCCTTCCCTTGAGCATAGAATGCTGTCAAAGCAAATCCACTCGAAAGTCATAAACTTTCTTAAGTGTTACTACTGTTCCTTCTTTATAATGTGTCAGACAAGACAATAGTTTTCTGTTTTACATTTGGAATTCTTTCCTGAGTGTTTTGTTATAATGCTATGTCTCCCTATTTCAAGTTTCTCTTATAGTATATTTGGTCATTAATATggatatattttgaaattagttATTATACTTATGTGTTATTTATTAAACATTCTAAATATGCTTTTTTATGTAGTATATACAGCTAATTATAGACTTGGTTCAGTCATATGTTCCCAGAGTGGTAATCAGACCAGACGTGAAAACAGCATATTTTACATTGTGGTAATTTATGAAATGCTATGGTGAATTGCCTGCGAAGTCAATAGAATGTTCATTTCTATACCTGCCTACTTCACCCAAGTGAGCAGAGCGAGAAAGAAAAGCATAGATCCCTCCAGCAAACAGAAAGTGACCGAGCTTGAATTAGTGCATTACATACTGTCACCTTCCAGGCCGACTTAAATGTATACTCAGTGTGGGGGCATTAGTGATTCCCAGTGTCACAGAGAAAGCACTTTCTTAGATGGTTCTGAGAAAGGAAGGTTCCTAACAACATCGTTCGAACAACACCCGGCACTTGAGGCCACCACAGTCTACCCGAGTTTCATTTTCTCACCTGTAACATGAAGATGTGTCCAAGGTGTTCCCTTGGAGTGTCCAGTCCTGTGACAGCCATGTGACTGTTCTGCTCATCACTTCACGGTGGGGGGAGGACCTGTGTAAAAAGGTCAGTGGTTTCAAAGGCTAATCCCTTGGAGAGGGTCACATAGTGTTTTCAGAGGAAGGCAGTCGCGGTGTTTCTCAATGTGTCTCCTCTCCAGGGCTGATGCCAGCCATGGAGAGAGAAGCTCTCGCAGAGCCCTCTCACATACTTCCATCATCTGCACACTAGGGTGTAGCAGCATCTCCTCAAACCAGAGTGCTTATGAGGAACTTGGAAAGGATGAGGACAAGGTTGATAAAAATTCCACTTGCTAGCAACAAAGATACAGTGTGATTGTCTCTGCCTGTGCCTTCATGTGTTCCTGTGTGACAGCTTATGACACGCTGTACTGTGCTAGGAAAAGCTTGCCTTGAAACATCATATATAGTTCTTAATGAAACGATCAATAATAGGCAATGAATTACTAAGGATCCCCCAGAAGGCAAAGACTCTTACATCCTAATAATTTTATATGATTTAGCTGATATTGTAAGCTTAATCGGAACACAATGCTTATTAAGCTAGGGAATGAaatgaaatatcttattttctaccCACTGGGAACTGTAATAGTTGCTGTAAAATTATTACCCCGTTTAATTCTCATGACCACCCTAAAATTTAGAACTCAAAATATTTGTTCAAATTACCATGATTATTGTGAGTCATGCTTTAAACACAAGTCTAATTTTGAGGGCATAGTTCTCAACCTTACTGTATAACTTAATCCAATCTATTAAGTGAATAACTACTTAGTGACACATTCATAAATAActtactaaaatttatttttccagtCTGGATTGACCACTAATTTTATGATCACAGTCAAAACAAGTTGTCCAGCTTATAAAAAGTCTTTAactctataaaataaaaagtagagaACCAGCATCCCACCAAAGatcttaagaaaacaaactgtaAAGAAAATGTGCCAGAATCTATTAGCAAAATACTTAACATTGTTAGGTTGATGGTGCCATAATAACGTTAGGCTTCTTCAGCCTCAATCATGTCTGTGAACGGGACACATTCCAATGATTACATGTTTATAGGCACAGTGTAGTAAACTGTGTTTATAATGTATAATGACCAAATCAAGGTAGCGAATGGTTCCATCTGACACATTCTAAATTTTATTAACTCTTAAAATTGTGCATATTTGTTGAGTACAGTGTGTTTCAACACATGTATTCACTGTGACTGGGCAAACCGGAGTAACTgatttatattagttacttttctcattactgAGACCAATTATCCTACAAGAAACCACTGGGAGGAATGGTTTCTTCTGGCTCACGCTGTCGTGTGGGGGAGGCTGGGTGACTAGGGCTCTGGCTGGGATTGAGGAGCCAGCTGGCCACACAGCTTGTTATATTTCCAtaagagagaagcagagcagactGACGAGAAGCAGCAGGAATATAACCATAAACTCATCCCGAATGAAAGCGGTCTGCTTCGGTCAGTTACGACTTTCCTCTTAAAAGCTCCAGCACATAACTACAAGTAAAAATGAGATACAGAGCATTAAGTAAGCAActgacacagaaagacagagaccatGTGTAGAAAACCTTTAAAATGTTGACTTGAAGACAGAAAAGTGATTAGTTGAAATTAAAGAGCTCTAGAACACAGTCGGATGACGTCACGTAACCTAACATGTCTACTGTGCATAACTAGTGAGGGGGACAGGGGTTCAACAACTGACCGGCTCAACTGCTACACTGGAAGCTGACTGGCTAGATTCTCTCACCTCTAAACAATCTCCACAACATTTACAGGGATGACGTTGTATACCTTCTTGTCTCACTGTAGGGTTATAATGTAAATGCGGTAACCATAGACCATGTCACCCCACTCCATGAGGCCTGCCTGGGTGATCACGTGGCATGTGCAAGGACTCTTCTGGAAGCTGGAGCTAATGTAAGttatgaaaagaaattaagaatttAACATCTACTGACAGGGAGAACCGAAGTTCtcgttttatttttcttccctcctttcttagTAGTATTGAAAACATAACAATACAAACAATGCCTCAGCCTTCTCAGGACATCTGCAGAGGAATCCCAGTCATTGTGCAGAGTAGTGTACCAATgatctttagatttttttgttttgttttgggggaatcAAAATAACAACAGATGAGCATCCGTATCTTgtatatttgcttattttctgAACAAGTTTCTGAAAATAAATTCTCAGAAATCCTaggtgttggtgcatgcctgtatTCCTGGATCTTTGGAGGCAAGGTAATGAGGAGTTATATAGTAAGCTGGAGGCTAGCTCAGGAaacatgagacacacacacacacacacacacacacacacacacaccacacacacaccctcagaaTTGAAGCAATATCCCACATTTAAATATCCACAAGGAAAGCAGCCTCATTATTTCCTTCACCTTTGCTTGTTTCTCCCCTTTTTGACTTACTGTTGAATGTGTGTGAATTCCATACTTGAATACTGGTTTTTCAATGAACAATAGTAGGCTGTCCGTTCCTGTGACTTTTCTTCCACATCATGTTTCTACTTATCTCTTGAAGAATGAAAGCTTCTCTCATTGATGTGTATGAAGCAAATACGCATTGTCATATGTACAGGTGCACATTTCCCGATTAGTAGATCATGTAATTTTAGCAACACATAAACAAGTTCCTTAGTCCTGCATGATTTGTGAATCTCATTCTCAGATTTTGGGTTTCCTTTAGGCAAATGCGATCACGATAGACGGTGTGACTCCCTTATTCAACGCATGCTCACAAGGCAGTGCAAGCTGTGCGGAACTTCTTTTGGAATATGGCGCCAAAGCACAGCTGGAGTCCTGTTTCCCATCTCCAACACATGAGGCTTCGAGTAAAGGTTAGCTACGGGCTTATGTTAAGAAGGGAAAATATCCCTGGACATGCATACCCCTATTTGTCTTTCAGTGAATGCTACTTCTGTGGGAAATATGAGTGGAGGTACATGTTCAAGAGGAGAGCATCGACAGAAAATAAAGCTGTCTTTTCTTTGTGTTGGCAGGTCACCATGAATGTCTGGACATTTTGATATCCTGGGGCATAGATGTTGACCAAGATATTCCTCACTTGGGAACTCCTCTTTATGTAGCTTGTATGTCCCAACAGTTCCACTGCATCTGGAAGCTTCTTTATGCTGGTACTTTTCCATTCTGTCCATACTCAGATAATTGTTTGTTCATCCAACTAAGCTTCTTTTAAAAGTCATATCTCATTGTGAAAATATTCTTATTGTGAACATTATTACCTATGCATACATAATCTATTAAAGAAACTTGTCTTTGATGAGACTCCTTCAAAGCTCATAGATGAGTACACACTCTCTACAGGCTGCATCTGAGTCATCAATACACCGTTGGTTACATAATTGAGCCATTCCTTGTAATCAGTCATAAAATTAAGATTCTCCAGACTGAATATAATATTGCTAAGTATGTAAACAAATCCCACTAAGACTTAGTACTTGGATAACCTTATTGCCTACCAACCATAAAAACCCATGGACGGTCGCAGATTTTTGTACTTTCTGTCCTACTACTTTAAAAGGCTCACTGTTTTCTCCACTAAGTTCCTGAAAGCTCAGCTTTTGCTCCATGAGAAACAATCCTAACCTGTTGAGAATTTGGTGGTCTCTCCCACATTAGAGCTGGAACTCCTTGGAGATGATTTGTGCCTCTCCTTATCACCTGTTTTCTCTAGAACAGTGCTTCTCTGTTGTGTGGTAGGTACTCAGGATATTCATGAATGAGACACTAGGCTTTTATGGTGTTTGTTTGTGACTAAAATATACTATTTACTTTCAGTATATTCACACATATAATTTTAGCAACCTTTTAATGTATTACTCACATTATCTTACCTGGCCTATAAATGTCTTATAAGCAGGACTTAACATTCACTGTTTTATTCACATTGCACATAGAATTTTAAACATGAATTCTGTTACTATTGCTAAATTGTTATTTCCTAGACAAATTGACCATACATTTAGTATAACAATACAATATATACTTTATCATCCATTTTcatttataaagaaatatttttctcagTAAATACTTTAACTTATgttaaagaacatttaaaattgttGTTAGCAATGGTTGATTGGTTGCTATTTCAGGCCCCCTTTGCTCTTATAAAGTTGATAAGCCCAATGAAGTTTATGATTTCTTTAGGGAAACTTGGCCCAGAGATATTTCTCCActagatattttatatttgtttgaaaATACTGAAAGCGATTCTTTCTACTGAAAGTTGAAAGTACAAGAGAGCTGTGAAGGAACTTAAGATGAACAGATTCTTGTGGGTCTGTATAACTTTAAAAACTATCAGAAAGCTGACTCAGAAAGCATGTACAACCTTTACTAGTAGATATGTCTTGGTTTCTGACCATTTATATACTAGACAATGGTATTAATATCCTTCTATAGTGTTAAATACCATCTACTTGTTACATAGTCATTGAATGACCCTTGTGTACCAGACTTGTGCTAAAATGAATAACTAAGCAATAGAGAATTTTGTATGTCGGCTTAGGTTTTTCAATGAGAACATTTTCAAAAGTTTGAGTTTTTATGCAGATAACATTGAAGTATTTTTCCACTACTGAGGCCTTATGTCTTTATGTGTTTTTGACTGAAATTACAGAAGTGAACACTGACAGGCAAATCTATACACATTTTACCTAAATGATTCACATATTTATACTCATGTTTTCAAAGAAACCAACAAGCTTTCTTGCCttaaatgaaaagaatgaaagcGATATTATTCCAAATAACTTTATGATAAAAATAGGTATGTGTGAACTTAGTCATGCTTTTAGGCTGGTGAGACGGCCCAGTGGATAAGGACATTTGCCTTACAAGTCTGGTGAtatgaatttgatccctggagaCCATaagatggaaggacagaactgatcccttgaagttgtcctgtgacccaAACATGAATGCTATGgcatacacacttgcacacacacatctcaaatgtgcacacatatagacacacaaacagtaataataaataaataaggacctTTTCAAAGTTATAAATCTCTTTCTTCTGACATCTTTCCAGATGTCAGAAAAAATATCCcaaaaagtatttgaaaaaaatatgctAATGTGTATACCTCCACATCCAGAGGTAGCAAATTTAAGATTTTATGTATGATATATATCAtaatatataccacacacacacatatatacacatatatacatatatataataacttGTTACCAATAAAGGTCCTTTATGTACCCTTCCCCAAGTTGTCTTCCTCTCTTTTACATACAAAGGTAACTACTCATGTAATAATTGCTTTTTTATCATTCCTGTCTGTTTACATACAGGTGCTGATGTACACAAAGGCAAGTATTGGGACACTCCACTCCATGCTGCTGCTCAGCAACCCAGTACTGAAATTGTGAACTTATTGCTAGAATTCGGAGCAGATATCAATGCCAAGAACACAGAACTTTTGAGGCCTATTGATGTGGCTACATCCAACAGTGCTGTAGAAAGAGTACTTCTTCAACATGAAGGTAGGAAGAATATATGGGAATgtttataaatgcaaaaatatacTTTCCACAAATAGATGGAAGTGAAAAGTGCTTTATTActatatgaagtagcaatgacatAAAATTTCAAGTATTTATTGTAAGAACCAAAAAATTCAACTTGGGTTCTATGCAAGGAAAATAGGaccattttaagatttttactGTATCTAAACTTTTATGATCCCTTAGTGAAATATGTTGAACTTGTTTAAACAATGCATAATATGCATTTTTCCAATGCACTATCTACTTAtatgaactatttttaaaaatatttgagtgcccagcatggtggcacacacctttaatccaagcattcgagaggcagggacagacaaatctgtgtgagtttgaggccagcctggtctataaagagagatccaggacagctaggactgttacacagagaaagcctgtcttgaaaaacaaaagaacaacaacaacaataaaattgaGAACTGGGTAATTGAGCTGTAGGTCTAGCACACACCACACTGGGACATGCTAGGCCAGTTCTCTACCAATGAGCCAATAAGTCATATTTCCAAGCAGCTgaatccccctccccaccccaccccaatgcCATCccttttttgatgttgttgttagGGTTTCTTACATcttgagctggccttgaactcactagatagtcaaggatgaccttgaaattctaaTCCTCGGCCgggtggtcgtggtggtggtggcggcggcggcggcggcggcggcggcggcggcggcggcggcggcgcacgcctttaatcccagcacttggaaggcagaggcaggcagatctctgtgagtttgaggccagcctgggctacagagcgagatccaggacaggcaccaaaactacaccaagAAACACTATCTCGAAAACcactcccctgccccccccccaaaagaaattCTAATCCTCTGAgtgtgcctctcaagtgctgggattacagacatgtaccagcAAGCCTAGCGCATGCAGTGCTGTGGATCAAACTAGAACTCCATGTGTTCTAGGTAAatagtctaccaactgagctccatccccaaccCATTCATTCCCCATTTTATAAGTCATGGTGCATGTTCTGCAGTTTGTTGTAGATGCATAataaggaaagatttttttttcttacctttaaGACTTTTTTCTTTAGCAAAATTTCTAAAGGTTAGTTCAGAATAtaattgtaatttaaaaatgtgcCTTTGTGATAtatatcttggtttttttttatttagagctCCTTTAAAGATCAGAATTTGTTCTGAAAATTTCAGTGAAACAATAATTTTATAATCTTGAGGATAAATatgtcttttattatttatttgtattttgtatgtgtgagtgttttgcctgcatgcatgtaagtgcattgcatgcttggtgcct contains:
- the Asb5 gene encoding ankyrin repeat and SOCS box protein 5 isoform X2 translates to MRLCKGENLPLGGSWADRSPLHEAASQGRLLALRTLLSQGYNVNAVTIDHVTPLHEACLGDHVACARTLLEAGANANAITIDGVTPLFNACSQGSASCAELLLEYGAKAQLESCFPSPTHEASSKGHHECLDILISWGIDVDQDIPHLGTPLYVACMSQQFHCIWKLLYAGADVHKGKYWDTPLHAAAQQPSTEIVNLLLEFGADINAKNTELLRPIDVATSNSAVERVLLQHEATPSSLCQLCRLCIRNYIGRQRFHLIPQLQLPTLLQNFLQYR
- the Asb5 gene encoding ankyrin repeat and SOCS box protein 5 isoform X1, which encodes MSVLEESRPFAQQLSNVYFTILSLFCFKLFVKISLAILSHFYIVKGNRKEAARIAAEFYGVTQGQGSWADRSPLHEAASQGRLLALRTLLSQGYNVNAVTIDHVTPLHEACLGDHVACARTLLEAGANANAITIDGVTPLFNACSQGSASCAELLLEYGAKAQLESCFPSPTHEASSKGHHECLDILISWGIDVDQDIPHLGTPLYVACMSQQFHCIWKLLYAGADVHKGKYWDTPLHAAAQQPSTEIVNLLLEFGADINAKNTELLRPIDVATSNSAVERVLLQHEATPSSLCQLCRLCIRNYIGRQRFHLIPQLQLPTLLQNFLQYR